One genomic region from Pseudoduganella lutea encodes:
- the lipA gene encoding lipoyl synthase, with protein sequence MTTDTTTAAPAYNPSEKQKGASKTSRIPIKIVPIEQVERLKKPEWIRVKAASASSRFYEIKDILRENKLVTVCEEASCPNIGECFGKGTATFMIMGDKCTRRCPFCDVGHGRPDPLDVDEPGNLANTIAKLRLSYVVITSVDRDDLRDGGAGHFVECITKTKALSPKTQIEVLVPDFRGRLDKALNIFADGLPDVMNHNLETVPRLYKEARPGADYLHSLKLLKDFKAMYPNVKTKSGLMVGLGETDEEILQVMRDMREHDIDMLTIGQYLAPSNSHLPVRRYVHPDVFKMFEEEAYKMGFGHAAVGAMVRSSYHADVQAHNLLEAAG encoded by the coding sequence ATGACCACCGACACCACGACCGCCGCCCCCGCTTACAACCCGAGCGAAAAGCAGAAAGGCGCCAGCAAGACTTCGCGCATCCCGATCAAGATCGTGCCGATCGAGCAGGTCGAGCGCCTGAAGAAGCCGGAGTGGATCCGCGTGAAGGCGGCATCGGCGTCCAGCCGTTTCTACGAGATCAAGGACATCCTGCGCGAGAACAAGCTCGTCACGGTGTGCGAGGAAGCGTCCTGCCCGAACATCGGCGAATGCTTCGGCAAGGGCACGGCCACGTTCATGATCATGGGCGACAAGTGCACGCGCCGCTGCCCGTTCTGCGACGTGGGCCACGGCCGCCCCGACCCGCTGGACGTGGACGAGCCGGGCAATCTGGCCAATACGATCGCCAAGCTGCGCCTGTCCTACGTGGTGATCACGTCGGTGGACCGCGACGACCTGCGCGACGGCGGTGCCGGCCACTTCGTCGAGTGCATCACCAAGACCAAGGCGCTGTCGCCGAAGACCCAGATCGAAGTGCTGGTGCCGGACTTCCGCGGCCGCCTGGACAAGGCGCTGAACATCTTCGCCGACGGCCTGCCGGACGTGATGAACCACAACCTGGAAACGGTGCCGCGCCTGTACAAGGAAGCCCGCCCGGGCGCCGACTACCTGCACTCGCTGAAGCTGTTGAAGGACTTCAAGGCCATGTACCCGAACGTGAAGACCAAGTCGGGCCTGATGGTCGGCCTGGGCGAAACGGACGAGGAAATCCTGCAGGTGATGCGCGACATGCGCGAGCACGACATCGACATGCTGACGATCGGCCAGTACCTGGCCCCGTCGAACAGCCACCTGCCGGTGCGCCGCTACGTGCACCCGGACGTGTTCAAAATGTTCGAGGAAGAGGCGTACAAGATGGGCTTCGGCCACGCCGCTGTGGGCGCGATGGTGCGCAGCTCGTATCACGCGGATGTGCAGGCGCATAACCTGTTGGAAGCTGCGGGCTGA
- a CDS encoding HAD family hydrolase: MRKPMSFPSVVLLDAMGVLYESADDVAELLVPFVMARSPATSVGAIQDAYRRASIGEYDAAGFWAQVGLPESMEDEYLEGHKLQAGLPAFLDYLEAQQVRVACLSNDVARWSVKLRRKFGIEDRFERWFISGELGWRKPDSRIYAAAINALGIDAAHILFVDDRQANVDAAEGAGLQALRFGSGQTAGQAVGGFHDLTRWLRGEGDGPLL; encoded by the coding sequence ATGCGTAAACCAATGTCCTTTCCCTCAGTCGTCCTGCTCGATGCGATGGGCGTGCTTTACGAGAGCGCCGACGACGTCGCGGAACTGCTTGTACCGTTTGTCATGGCCCGGTCACCCGCCACGTCGGTTGGTGCCATTCAAGACGCCTACCGCCGCGCCAGCATTGGCGAATACGACGCGGCCGGATTCTGGGCGCAGGTCGGCTTGCCGGAATCGATGGAAGACGAATATCTGGAAGGCCACAAGCTGCAGGCGGGCTTGCCGGCGTTCCTGGACTACCTGGAAGCGCAGCAGGTCCGCGTTGCATGCTTGTCGAACGACGTTGCGCGTTGGTCCGTCAAATTGCGCCGGAAATTCGGCATCGAGGATCGTTTCGAGCGCTGGTTCATCAGTGGCGAGCTCGGATGGCGCAAGCCGGACAGCAGGATCTATGCGGCCGCCATCAATGCGCTGGGTATCGACGCCGCGCATATCCTCTTCGTCGATGACCGCCAGGCCAATGTCGACGCTGCCGAAGGAGCAGGCCTGCAAGCCCTGCGATTCGGTAGTGGACAGACTGCCGGCCAGGCCGTGGGCGGCTTCCACGACCTGACGCGATGGCTACGGGGGGAGGGAGACGGCCCGTTGCTGTGA
- a CDS encoding thiol-disulfide oxidoreductase DCC family protein codes for MTEHTKGTPALTLYYDGACAFCTDAMLTLRRHDRRGVLAFVDIAAPGFADFPPGTDMAALNARLHVVTADGRVLSGLDSMQAAYSLVGMGWAVLPLRIRLLRPALAWAYDHFARNRYRVSRLLGMRLPAPHCDGDVCYRGSPFTKGLRNERD; via the coding sequence ATGACTGAGCACACCAAGGGCACGCCGGCTCTGACCCTGTACTACGACGGCGCCTGCGCCTTCTGCACCGATGCCATGCTGACCCTGCGCCGCCACGACCGGCGCGGCGTGCTGGCCTTCGTCGATATCGCCGCGCCCGGCTTTGCCGATTTCCCCCCGGGGACGGACATGGCGGCGCTGAACGCCCGGCTGCATGTCGTCACGGCCGACGGCCGCGTGCTGTCCGGCCTGGACAGCATGCAGGCCGCGTATTCGCTGGTGGGCATGGGCTGGGCCGTGCTGCCGCTGCGTATCCGCCTCCTGCGCCCCGCACTGGCCTGGGCCTATGACCATTTCGCGCGCAACCGCTACCGGGTTTCGCGACTGCTCGGCATGCGCCTGCCGGCCCCGCATTGCGACGGCGATGTGTGCTACCGCGGCAGTCCGTTCACGAAAGGCCTGCGCAACGAACGCGATTGA
- a CDS encoding thiol-disulfide oxidoreductase DCC family protein encodes MRTPELTIYVDGTCGFCVAEVNMLKRHDRHGALAFVDLATPGFADFPPGTDLATLNARLHSVTADGRVLTGLDSMQAIYRLVGLGWVVWPLRIRPLRPLMAWCYEQFARHRYRVSSFFGMRITSTAPHCDGNVCHPGSPFTKGLRDD; translated from the coding sequence ATGCGCACACCCGAACTGACCATCTACGTCGACGGCACCTGCGGTTTTTGCGTGGCCGAGGTCAATATGCTGAAACGCCACGACCGCCACGGCGCCCTCGCCTTCGTCGACCTGGCGACACCGGGCTTCGCCGACTTCCCGCCGGGCACGGACCTGGCGACCCTGAACGCCAGGCTGCATTCGGTGACGGCCGATGGGCGCGTGCTCACTGGCCTGGACAGCATGCAGGCCATCTATCGCCTGGTAGGCCTGGGCTGGGTGGTCTGGCCGCTGCGCATCCGCCCCCTGCGCCCGCTGATGGCCTGGTGCTACGAGCAGTTCGCGCGCCACCGCTATCGCGTCTCGAGCTTCTTCGGCATGCGGATCACATCGACCGCGCCGCATTGCGACGGCAATGTCTGCCACCCCGGCAGCCCGTTCACGAAAGGCCTGCGCGATGACTGA
- a CDS encoding GbsR/MarR family transcriptional regulator produces the protein MSLSPTEQKYILHWGEMGTRWGVNRTVAQIHALLFLANAPLNAEQIVERLGVARSNVSNSLKELQSWGLVKVTHVLGDRRDHFVALQDVWEIFRTIVEERKRREIDPTLTVLRQCAIEAEDDRAMEDATRARMAQVLEFLEMLTDSYDDYKHLEPATLKRFINMGGKVAKLLG, from the coding sequence ATGAGCCTGAGTCCGACCGAACAGAAATACATCCTGCACTGGGGCGAGATGGGTACCCGCTGGGGCGTCAACCGCACCGTGGCGCAGATCCACGCGCTGCTGTTCCTGGCCAATGCGCCCCTCAACGCCGAGCAGATCGTCGAGCGCCTGGGCGTGGCCCGTTCGAATGTCAGCAACAGCCTGAAAGAGCTGCAAAGCTGGGGCCTGGTCAAGGTCACGCATGTGCTGGGCGACCGGCGCGACCATTTCGTTGCGCTGCAGGATGTGTGGGAAATCTTCCGCACCATCGTCGAGGAGCGCAAGCGCCGCGAAATCGATCCAACGCTCACCGTGCTGCGCCAGTGCGCCATCGAAGCCGAAGACGACAGGGCGATGGAAGACGCGACCCGTGCGCGGATGGCGCAGGTGCTGGAATTCCTGGAAATGCTGACCGACAGCTACGACGACTACAAGCACCTGGAGCCGGCCACGCTGAAGCGTTTCATCAACATGGGCGGCAAGGTCGCCAAGCTGCTGGGCTGA
- a CDS encoding choice-of-anchor A family protein, producing MMISTFAKRLLPALMATALTCSAQAAITTIDLGAAAGYSAFFYGNVSQVVDVEGRLAVGGSLDTSGLSVGYRSAYGVTGPSLVVANDVKLINGDIFTGPKTNVDTNATTGPITEYTKQTGYGVYGGNNSSSAYHVLNKQANVIDFGAAKTQLSKLSSDLSQEAGNGTVEAKWGGLYLTGDNSSDLQIFNIHSSELNNLFLQDIKAGANVVINVTGGGTVTFSGGQDGQLQALRDRVLWNLIDATTVNMATFAYGTVLANKATLVGTGHLEGNIIANAMDARVEIGYEPFQPFGPSPVPEPATYGMLLGGLGLIGMLARRRKAASAA from the coding sequence ATGATGATTTCCACGTTCGCCAAGCGGCTGTTGCCAGCACTGATGGCCACCGCCCTTACCTGTTCGGCACAAGCCGCCATCACCACCATCGATCTGGGCGCGGCCGCTGGCTACAGCGCCTTCTTCTATGGCAACGTCAGCCAGGTGGTGGACGTGGAAGGCCGCCTGGCGGTCGGCGGCTCGCTCGATACCAGTGGTCTCTCCGTCGGCTATCGCAGCGCCTATGGCGTCACGGGCCCGAGCCTGGTCGTGGCCAACGATGTGAAACTGATCAACGGCGATATCTTCACCGGCCCGAAGACCAATGTCGATACGAACGCGACGACCGGCCCGATCACCGAATACACCAAACAGACCGGCTATGGCGTCTACGGCGGCAACAATAGCTCGTCTGCCTATCACGTGCTCAACAAGCAAGCCAATGTCATCGACTTTGGCGCGGCCAAGACCCAGTTGAGCAAGCTGTCGAGCGACCTGAGCCAGGAAGCAGGCAACGGTACCGTGGAAGCCAAGTGGGGTGGCCTGTACCTGACGGGCGATAACAGCTCGGATCTGCAAATTTTCAACATCCATTCCAGCGAGCTGAACAATTTGTTCCTGCAAGACATCAAGGCTGGCGCGAACGTCGTCATCAACGTGACGGGCGGCGGCACGGTCACCTTCAGCGGTGGCCAGGATGGTCAACTGCAAGCCCTGCGCGACCGCGTGCTGTGGAACCTGATCGATGCGACGACCGTCAATATGGCGACGTTCGCCTACGGCACGGTGCTGGCGAACAAGGCCACGCTGGTCGGCACCGGCCACCTGGAAGGCAATATCATCGCCAACGCCATGGATGCGCGCGTGGAAATCGGCTACGAGCCATTCCAGCCCTTCGGTCCCTCGCCGGTGCCCGAGCCGGCAACCTATGGCATGCTGCTGGGCGGCCTGGGATTGATTGGCATGCTGGCCCGCCGCCGCAAGGCAGCCAGCGCGGCGTAA
- a CDS encoding SAM hydrolase/SAM-dependent halogenase family protein: protein MKITKLFSAIGFSVLMAAQAQAFDRNALVLMTDFGTSDGAVSAMRGVAFGVDPALQVSDLTHNIPDYDIWLGAYRLYQTANYWPKGSVFVNVVDLGVGTERKSVVLKTREGRYFVGPDNGLFTLIAERDGVAELREIDEKVNRLAGSAESYTFHGRDVYAYVGARLASGAITFEQVGPVLPSESVVKIAYQKAVRNGETIRGIVPVLDIKYGNVWTNIPKALFEELKIGVGDPVQVRFLHKGKQVARVVAPFQHTFGGVAKGKPLVYLNSLLDVAVATSWGNFAQKHKIESGVDWEVEIKKAATK, encoded by the coding sequence ATGAAAATCACTAAACTGTTTTCCGCTATCGGCTTTTCCGTGCTGATGGCCGCCCAGGCGCAGGCCTTCGACAGGAATGCCCTGGTGCTGATGACCGACTTCGGCACGTCGGACGGCGCCGTCTCCGCGATGCGCGGCGTGGCGTTCGGCGTCGACCCGGCGCTGCAGGTGTCGGACCTGACGCACAACATTCCCGACTACGACATCTGGCTGGGCGCCTATCGCCTGTACCAGACAGCGAACTACTGGCCCAAGGGCAGCGTGTTCGTCAACGTGGTCGATCTGGGCGTGGGCACGGAGCGCAAATCGGTGGTGCTGAAGACCCGCGAAGGCCGCTACTTCGTGGGCCCGGACAATGGCCTGTTCACGCTGATCGCCGAGCGCGACGGCGTGGCGGAACTGCGCGAGATCGACGAAAAGGTCAACCGCCTGGCCGGCTCCGCCGAGTCCTATACCTTCCATGGCCGCGACGTGTATGCCTACGTCGGCGCGCGGCTGGCGTCCGGCGCGATCACCTTCGAGCAGGTGGGGCCGGTACTGCCGAGCGAATCGGTGGTGAAGATCGCTTACCAGAAGGCCGTGCGCAATGGCGAGACCATCCGCGGCATCGTTCCCGTGCTGGACATCAAGTACGGCAATGTGTGGACGAATATTCCCAAGGCGCTCTTCGAGGAACTGAAGATCGGTGTGGGCGACCCTGTGCAGGTGCGCTTCCTGCACAAGGGCAAGCAGGTTGCCAGGGTGGTGGCACCGTTCCAGCATACCTTCGGCGGCGTGGCCAAGGGCAAGCCGCTGGTCTACCTGAACAGCCTGCTGGACGTGGCCGTGGCGACCAGCTGGGGGAACTTCGCGCAGAAGCACAAGATCGAATCGGGCGTGGACTGGGAAGTGGAGATCAAAAAGGCTGCGACGAAGTAA
- a CDS encoding TonB-dependent receptor plug domain-containing protein: MPRTTLSIPPLRRSAIACAVLLAALPAAQAQTQNPAVADDPAASTAAIDQVTIVGSRARNRTVFDSAVPIDRFGAREVDNALASGDLGAALQELSPSINFPRIESSGAADSVRGIQLRGLAPDQVLVLVNGKRRHASAVLDTESSFAGIVPVDVNAIPPGAIDHIEILRDGAGAQYGSDAVAGVINIVLKKARTGGSASVSFGANHTDFEPTNDTKTDGQTTIVSADYGLPVGDAGYFRFGLENRLRNPTNRAGASDAGWTSWNATPADMALDGQVVFKSGDSEQRNTYAFYNALVPVSEGVDAYSFATVNKRKSDGSAYFRYPGDPSNVPEIYPNGYRPSTKGDMTDVSVVAGLRLARGGWNWDLSARHGGNKFEYDLANSVNASLGTASPTRFHLATFDFDQDAVNADLTRELDLGIGAPVNLAIGAEYMHETYTSTPGDAASYAAGTVAGAPPGAQAGPGLRPQDAFDGSRSVRSIYADIESDITPRLLVGAAARYSDYSDFGNARTGKLSARYKVSDTFLLRGSLSNSFRAPALVQTGFRFSTLNFNSDGTALQTASLLPASDALARAFGAENLTPEKSTNLSLGAAWRPQRNTSVTVDAYRIRLRDRITRTSDLQSDAATAYLAAIGRTDIQSVAYLANLLDTTTTGLDVVVNHDLPFAGGKLDLNAALNLNRTRIDNVHQSPAALARIDPDLTLLTENSLFRIRNASPESKLVLGADWQGARWGVQARATRFGSLEDFSYDDEAGVIDGVHAQRFGAVWTLDVEAQYKLTKQLTLFVGADNVFDRYPQRVRETNNATYGGALPYNFINPIGLNGAYFYGRLRYTF, translated from the coding sequence ATGCCGCGCACTACCCTTTCAATCCCGCCGCTGCGCCGCAGTGCCATCGCCTGCGCCGTGCTGCTGGCGGCGCTGCCTGCAGCCCAGGCGCAAACCCAGAACCCGGCGGTTGCCGACGATCCGGCAGCCAGCACGGCCGCCATCGACCAGGTCACCATCGTCGGCTCGCGGGCGCGCAACCGCACCGTGTTCGACAGCGCCGTGCCAATCGACCGCTTCGGCGCACGCGAAGTGGACAACGCACTGGCCAGCGGCGACCTCGGCGCGGCCTTGCAGGAGCTGTCGCCGTCGATCAATTTCCCGCGCATCGAATCGAGCGGCGCCGCCGACTCCGTGCGCGGCATCCAGTTGCGCGGCCTCGCGCCCGACCAGGTGCTCGTGCTGGTGAACGGCAAGCGCCGGCATGCCAGCGCGGTGCTCGATACCGAAAGCAGTTTTGCCGGCATCGTGCCGGTGGACGTCAACGCCATTCCGCCGGGCGCCATCGACCATATCGAGATCCTGCGCGACGGTGCCGGCGCCCAGTACGGCAGCGATGCCGTGGCCGGCGTGATCAACATCGTGCTGAAGAAGGCGCGCACGGGCGGCTCGGCCTCGGTCAGCTTCGGCGCCAACCATACCGACTTCGAACCCACGAACGACACGAAGACCGACGGCCAGACCACCATCGTGAGCGCCGACTATGGCCTGCCGGTGGGCGACGCCGGCTACTTCCGCTTCGGCCTGGAAAACCGCCTGCGCAATCCCACCAACCGCGCCGGCGCCAGCGATGCCGGCTGGACGTCGTGGAATGCCACGCCAGCCGACATGGCGCTCGACGGTCAGGTGGTCTTCAAGTCGGGCGACTCGGAGCAGCGCAACACCTACGCTTTCTACAACGCGCTGGTACCGGTGTCGGAAGGCGTGGACGCCTACTCCTTCGCCACCGTCAACAAGCGCAAGTCCGACGGCAGCGCCTACTTCCGCTACCCCGGCGATCCTTCGAACGTGCCGGAGATCTACCCCAACGGCTACCGCCCGAGCACGAAGGGTGACATGACGGACGTGAGCGTCGTGGCCGGCCTGCGCCTCGCACGCGGCGGCTGGAACTGGGACCTGAGCGCGCGGCACGGTGGCAACAAGTTCGAGTACGACCTCGCCAACTCTGTCAACGCTTCGCTGGGCACGGCGAGCCCCACCCGCTTCCACCTGGCCACGTTCGACTTCGACCAGGATGCCGTCAACGCCGATCTCACGCGCGAGCTGGACCTGGGCATCGGCGCGCCGGTCAACCTGGCCATCGGCGCCGAGTACATGCACGAGACCTATACGAGTACACCGGGCGATGCCGCCTCCTATGCCGCGGGCACCGTGGCCGGTGCGCCCCCAGGCGCGCAGGCCGGGCCGGGCCTGCGCCCGCAGGACGCCTTCGACGGCAGCCGCTCGGTGCGCTCGATCTATGCCGACATCGAGAGCGACATTACCCCGCGCCTGCTGGTGGGCGCCGCGGCCCGCTATTCCGACTACAGCGACTTCGGCAACGCGCGCACCGGCAAGCTGTCGGCACGCTACAAGGTGAGCGACACGTTCCTGCTGCGCGGCTCGCTGTCGAACAGCTTCCGCGCGCCGGCACTGGTGCAGACGGGCTTCCGCTTCTCCACGCTCAATTTCAACAGCGACGGTACCGCCCTGCAGACCGCCTCGCTGCTGCCGGCCAGCGATGCGCTGGCGCGTGCGTTCGGCGCCGAAAACCTGACGCCGGAAAAGTCGACGAACCTGTCGCTGGGCGCCGCGTGGCGCCCGCAGCGCAACACCAGCGTGACGGTGGACGCGTACCGCATCAGGCTGCGTGACCGCATCACCCGCACCAGCGACCTGCAGAGCGATGCCGCCACCGCGTATCTCGCCGCGATCGGCCGCACCGACATCCAGTCGGTGGCCTATCTCGCCAACCTGCTCGACACCACCACGACGGGCCTCGATGTGGTGGTCAACCACGACCTGCCGTTCGCCGGCGGCAAGCTGGACCTGAACGCCGCGCTGAACCTGAACAGGACACGCATCGACAACGTACACCAGAGCCCGGCCGCGCTGGCGCGCATCGATCCCGACCTGACGCTGCTGACGGAAAACAGCCTGTTCCGCATCCGAAACGCATCGCCCGAATCCAAGCTGGTGCTGGGCGCGGACTGGCAAGGCGCGCGCTGGGGCGTGCAGGCCCGCGCCACGCGCTTTGGTTCGCTGGAGGATTTCTCGTACGACGACGAAGCGGGAGTGATCGACGGCGTGCATGCCCAGCGCTTCGGCGCCGTGTGGACGCTGGACGTTGAAGCGCAGTACAAACTGACGAAGCAACTGACGCTGTTCGTTGGCGCCGACAATGTCTTCGACCGCTATCCACAGCGCGTGCGCGAGACGAACAACGCGACCTATGGCGGCGCACTCCCGTACAACTTCATCAACCCGATCGGCTTGAACGGCGCGTATTTCTACGGCCGCCTGCGCTACACCTTTTAA
- a CDS encoding lysozyme inhibitor LprI family protein — MRLKHFFIAATAVILSNAYGANQNHPDPVEDVLEKCAYESQAGMRDCLSRSVSESSKVLISAEKKLVSALKQWDEQPKFVSKARDQLIRSDDAYLKYRDAQCAFASALGGGAIGNALELRRLACIFGLNMERAAHLTRLASSLSRK, encoded by the coding sequence ATGCGATTGAAACATTTTTTTATAGCCGCAACTGCAGTCATTCTCTCGAATGCATACGGGGCGAATCAGAATCATCCTGATCCGGTCGAGGATGTACTGGAAAAATGCGCATATGAATCTCAAGCTGGAATGCGTGATTGCCTTTCCAGGAGCGTCAGCGAAAGCTCAAAAGTCCTTATCTCGGCCGAAAAAAAATTGGTCTCGGCACTCAAGCAATGGGATGAGCAGCCAAAGTTCGTTTCAAAAGCCAGAGATCAGCTCATAAGATCCGATGACGCTTATCTGAAGTACCGCGATGCTCAGTGCGCGTTTGCCTCGGCACTTGGTGGCGGTGCAATAGGAAATGCATTGGAGCTGCGGCGTCTGGCCTGTATCTTCGGGTTGAACATGGAACGAGCAGCGCACTTGACGCGCCTTGCTTCCTCGCTGTCTCGTAAATAA
- a CDS encoding LysM peptidoglycan-binding domain-containing protein: MATQVKEKGRFEMWKDGLNKGSRQAKWHSYDCEIKSAINEFDRHLTGTAGYTKLDWRLVKAMLWVETGAGNAEWRIKPMQIGVVGDPGLSALLSGNEGGDIIMPPDLKENLNFNNARAIPAYNIRAGIAYLLMRMAKFKHQSVMTSDLKTYEAPINRGDNMTRIAVTYGTTTEILRKLNPQAAILRPGQVLLYRKGTVKRVIVGWHTITVPEVAKLYNGGGDARYAQKLSFALELIKCGVEATCD, translated from the coding sequence ATGGCAACTCAAGTAAAAGAGAAGGGACGTTTCGAAATGTGGAAGGATGGCCTGAACAAAGGATCCCGCCAGGCCAAGTGGCATTCATATGACTGTGAAATTAAATCTGCAATCAACGAGTTCGACCGTCATTTAACAGGCACGGCAGGATATACAAAACTGGACTGGCGGCTTGTCAAAGCAATGTTATGGGTAGAGACAGGCGCAGGTAATGCGGAATGGAGAATAAAGCCAATGCAGATTGGTGTGGTGGGAGATCCAGGTTTATCTGCTTTGTTATCAGGTAACGAAGGCGGCGATATAATAATGCCTCCAGATCTTAAAGAAAACCTGAATTTCAATAACGCAAGAGCAATACCTGCTTACAACATAAGGGCAGGGATCGCATACTTGCTGATGCGAATGGCTAAGTTCAAGCATCAAAGTGTCATGACATCCGATCTAAAAACGTATGAAGCTCCCATAAATCGTGGTGATAATATGACGAGAATCGCTGTAACTTACGGAACGACTACCGAAATCCTTCGCAAGTTGAATCCTCAGGCTGCAATCTTAAGGCCGGGACAAGTATTGCTTTATCGGAAAGGGACAGTAAAACGGGTCATAGTTGGATGGCACACCATCACCGTTCCTGAAGTTGCCAAACTCTACAATGGCGGCGGCGACGCAAGATATGCACAGAAGCTCAGCTTCGCTCTTGAACTGATCAAATGTGGTGTGGAGGCAACATGCGATTGA
- a CDS encoding uracil-DNA glycosylase translates to MTVRIEPSWKQHLQAEFDKPYWTELTEFVRTEYQTTQCCPPARDIFRAFDLTPFDNVKVVILGQDPYHTPGAAMGFCFSVPDGNRPQPSLQNIFKELESDLGVQRTRTDLSDWAEQGVFLLNAVLTVRARVAGSHAGKGWETFTDTAIRTLSQEREHIVFILWGSYAIAKKALIDTTKHLVITSPHPSPFAAHKGFFGSRPFSRANDYLRDSGKEPIAWA, encoded by the coding sequence ATGACCGTACGCATCGAACCCTCCTGGAAGCAGCACCTGCAAGCCGAGTTCGACAAGCCCTACTGGACCGAGCTCACCGAGTTCGTCCGCACCGAATACCAGACGACCCAATGCTGCCCGCCGGCCAGGGACATTTTCCGCGCCTTCGACCTCACGCCATTCGACAACGTAAAAGTGGTGATCCTCGGCCAGGACCCGTACCACACGCCGGGCGCCGCGATGGGTTTCTGCTTTTCCGTCCCCGACGGCAACCGGCCGCAACCGAGCCTGCAAAACATCTTCAAGGAACTGGAAAGCGACCTCGGTGTGCAGCGCACGCGCACCGACCTGTCCGACTGGGCGGAGCAGGGCGTGTTCCTGCTGAATGCCGTGCTGACCGTGCGCGCCCGCGTCGCCGGTTCGCATGCGGGCAAGGGCTGGGAGACGTTTACGGATACCGCGATCCGCACGCTGTCGCAGGAGCGCGAGCACATCGTGTTCATCCTGTGGGGCAGCTATGCGATCGCCAAGAAGGCGCTGATCGATACGACGAAGCACCTCGTCATCACCTCGCCGCACCCCTCGCCGTTCGCGGCCCACAAGGGGTTTTTCGGCAGCAGGCCGTTTTCAAGGGCAAACGACTACCTGCGCGATAGCGGGAAAGAGCCGATCGCCTGGGCATGA
- a CDS encoding tetratricopeptide repeat protein has translation MNLDLPGLAEITYEELAEKLDLSEYFTVNPDHDEEEDEYFGRHQLLFHDGDLLISKNIDIDHYDRNFILIVKGDLEVQGGIEGSFIVTGNLVAESREFEPDDLQYVGGESRIRYLEVLRHPDDEALFELPPNYRSSAPFLFCYFVDLKTLRSDNVPVVWDVKSAHDYDGNETSRTDILWMRGSWGPFILAEQVGYSHVSWLSDDAYGIDEEATLKILKAGQPPFAFQDAKVMLAAYGQAYKAHLASGFDAAYPLLKNLCETYPRFYLPSYHLGTNLAGSGDYQGAMPYLEIADAASASGWHSTFNDAKAYLGHCLLRLGRIGEAEAQVDAVSEESKSLVAHRTRAEIHFIKGENEQALAEAEKARSLDWRSIASNLLLAAIHYRLGNEKSIKDFLGMVERLRPELKVDPADIRNLDFLFGPQKTYVPREEMAT, from the coding sequence ATGAACCTCGATCTGCCAGGACTTGCAGAGATTACCTATGAAGAACTTGCCGAAAAACTGGACCTCAGCGAATACTTCACTGTGAATCCTGACCATGACGAAGAGGAAGACGAGTACTTCGGCCGCCATCAGCTCCTTTTTCATGACGGCGACCTGCTCATTTCGAAAAACATCGATATAGATCATTACGACAGGAACTTCATATTGATCGTCAAGGGCGACCTCGAAGTCCAGGGGGGTATCGAAGGATCGTTCATCGTGACCGGCAATCTCGTCGCCGAATCAAGGGAGTTTGAACCTGACGATCTGCAATATGTCGGCGGCGAGTCCCGGATCAGATATCTCGAAGTACTGCGGCACCCGGACGATGAAGCACTCTTTGAACTGCCGCCCAATTACAGGTCATCGGCCCCCTTCCTGTTCTGCTATTTCGTGGATTTGAAGACACTCAGGTCGGACAACGTCCCTGTCGTCTGGGACGTAAAAAGCGCGCACGATTACGACGGCAATGAAACCAGCCGGACGGATATCCTGTGGATGCGAGGATCGTGGGGGCCGTTCATCCTTGCCGAGCAAGTCGGCTACAGTCACGTATCCTGGCTTTCCGACGATGCTTACGGGATCGATGAGGAAGCAACGTTGAAAATCTTGAAGGCTGGGCAACCCCCCTTCGCTTTCCAGGATGCCAAGGTTATGCTCGCGGCCTATGGTCAAGCCTATAAAGCTCATCTTGCCTCGGGCTTCGATGCGGCTTATCCGTTACTGAAGAACCTGTGCGAAACCTATCCCAGGTTCTATCTGCCTTCGTACCATCTGGGCACGAACCTGGCCGGAAGTGGCGATTACCAGGGCGCCATGCCATACCTCGAAATCGCCGACGCGGCATCGGCTTCGGGGTGGCACTCGACTTTCAATGACGCGAAAGCCTACCTTGGCCACTGCCTGCTGCGACTGGGCAGGATCGGCGAGGCGGAAGCACAAGTGGACGCAGTTTCGGAAGAGAGCAAGTCTCTGGTTGCGCATCGAACCAGGGCCGAAATCCATTTCATCAAGGGCGAGAACGAGCAGGCGCTTGCGGAGGCCGAGAAGGCGCGTAGTCTCGATTGGCGATCGATTGCCTCGAACCTGCTCCTGGCAGCGATTCATTACCGCCTTGGAAACGAAAAATCCATCAAGGACTTTCTCGGCATGGTCGAACGCCTGAGGCCGGAACTGAAGGTCGATCCGGCTGACATCAGGAACCTGGATTTCCTGTTCGGGCCGCAGAAAACCTATGTGCCGCGCGAGGAAATGGCGACATAG